A genomic stretch from uncultured Pseudodesulfovibrio sp. includes:
- a CDS encoding queuosine precursor transporter — MNETLWILFALVDLCMVLVVYRLFGRVGLFGLMVFNLLLCNIQVLKTVELFGLTTTLGNVLYASVFLATDLLSEFYGKKEARKGVLLGFVALVMMVAYMQIALYFQPAEGDFAQPHLSALFGFMPRIALASMMAYLVSQLHDVWAFHAIKQRTGEKFLWLRNNASTMISQLLDSAIFCFIAFWGMFPMEVFMEILLSTYIIKIVVAGLDTPFIYLAKRIFADRVNAHQAHAHVHAPK; from the coding sequence ATGAACGAAACGCTATGGATACTCTTCGCTTTGGTGGACCTGTGCATGGTCCTGGTAGTGTACCGACTCTTTGGACGCGTGGGGCTTTTCGGCCTCATGGTCTTCAATCTGCTGCTGTGCAATATTCAGGTACTCAAAACTGTTGAACTTTTCGGCCTGACAACAACTCTTGGCAACGTACTGTATGCCAGCGTCTTTCTGGCCACGGATCTGCTCAGTGAATTTTATGGCAAGAAAGAAGCGCGCAAGGGCGTACTGCTCGGATTTGTCGCTCTGGTCATGATGGTTGCGTATATGCAGATCGCGCTCTATTTCCAGCCAGCCGAAGGCGACTTTGCCCAGCCCCACCTCTCCGCCCTGTTCGGTTTCATGCCGCGCATTGCCCTGGCAAGCATGATGGCCTACCTTGTTTCCCAACTCCATGATGTCTGGGCATTCCACGCCATCAAGCAGCGTACCGGCGAAAAGTTCCTGTGGTTGCGAAACAACGCCTCCACCATGATCAGCCAACTGCTGGACTCAGCAATTTTCTGTTTCATAGCCTTCTGGGGTATGTTTCCCATGGAAGTCTTCATGGAAATCCTGCTTTCCACTTACATCATCAAGATAGTGGTCGCAGGTTTGGATACTCCCTTCATTTATCTCGCTAAACGCATTTTCGCTGATCGCGTTAACGCCCATCAGGCTCATGCTCACGTACATGCCCCCAAATAG
- a CDS encoding SPOR domain-containing protein, whose amino-acid sequence MAEKKEPKYKIKVPKLNVSKKTYDFSLSLPGMISSVGACVLALTFFFIMGILIGRGYRPEADVPPLEQIMPFNEHGQIAEQAKPEILKLEELEYADRLSAPTQQVMDQPESDKPVVKKLAAPKQETKAKPSPIKPEVFDPVKVASGEPVFDYVYQVASFKKADMAEALRDKLAASGLRAQVASGEAKGSTWHRVQVLYHGTPASTDEMKAVLAKHGIQKPLLKKKTAVQ is encoded by the coding sequence ATGGCGGAAAAAAAAGAACCGAAATACAAGATTAAAGTCCCTAAGCTCAATGTGAGCAAGAAGACGTATGACTTCTCTCTGTCTCTGCCGGGCATGATCAGTTCGGTTGGGGCGTGTGTACTCGCACTGACTTTCTTCTTTATCATGGGCATCCTCATTGGCCGAGGATATCGGCCCGAGGCTGACGTGCCACCTCTTGAGCAGATCATGCCCTTCAATGAACATGGGCAGATTGCTGAGCAGGCCAAGCCGGAGATTCTCAAACTTGAGGAATTGGAATACGCGGATCGCCTGTCTGCGCCGACTCAGCAGGTCATGGATCAGCCGGAATCTGACAAACCTGTTGTGAAGAAGCTTGCTGCTCCCAAGCAGGAAACCAAGGCCAAGCCCAGTCCGATAAAGCCAGAAGTGTTTGATCCCGTGAAGGTCGCTTCTGGTGAGCCTGTGTTTGATTATGTCTATCAGGTGGCTTCGTTTAAAAAGGCTGATATGGCCGAGGCCCTGCGCGACAAACTGGCTGCTTCAGGCTTGCGCGCTCAAGTGGCATCAGGTGAAGCCAAAGGGTCGACTTGGCATCGTGTCCAGGTGCTCTATCACGGCACACCGGCTTCCACCGATGAGATGAAGGCCGTGCTCGCAAAACACGGTATTCAGAAGCCGCTCTTGAAGAAAAAAACGGCTGTTCAATAA
- the argS gene encoding arginine--tRNA ligase, with protein sequence MRAKIHLEEALKNVLNGFGWEWPEKTVIEPPKDKKFGDMSVNVAMMLAKEAKKAPRAIAEDIQAAFADDVLIEKVEIAGPGFLNFTFAPSFWQDTVGVITEAGEAYGTSTMGNGTRVQVEYVSANPTGPLHIGHGRGAALGDSLTRILEKAGYDVEAEYYINDAGRQMLILGGSILYRARELAGQDVSEPEDFYKGDYITDIARDVMAKYPDLLEMDEAEATELCKVYGKDEILEGIKVDLAAFGVRHDVWFSEKSLVTDGKVDETFADLTASGMGYESDGAYWFKSTELGDDKDRVLRKSNGDTTYFASDIAYHDNKFKRGFDLVVDIWGADHHGYIPRMMAACEALGKKGGLHVILVNLVNLLRDGQPIAMSTRAGQFETLKDVVDEVGSDAARFMFLSRKSDSKLDFDLELVKQKSMDNPVYYVQYAHARICSLKAKAAEAGKSAAAVGPDSLALLDTVYDMEILQHLDLYPDFVEVAARTQSPNLISMYLQELASKLHRYYTNCHVLSAEDDIASARLMLLNCVAVVVKNGLGLLGVNAPESM encoded by the coding sequence ATGAGAGCGAAAATACATTTGGAAGAGGCACTGAAAAACGTGCTGAATGGGTTTGGCTGGGAATGGCCGGAGAAAACGGTTATCGAGCCGCCCAAGGACAAGAAGTTCGGCGACATGTCGGTCAACGTGGCCATGATGCTGGCCAAGGAAGCCAAGAAGGCTCCTCGTGCAATCGCCGAAGATATTCAGGCGGCCTTTGCGGACGATGTCCTGATCGAGAAGGTCGAGATTGCCGGACCGGGGTTCTTGAATTTCACGTTTGCGCCGAGCTTCTGGCAGGATACCGTGGGTGTCATCACTGAAGCTGGTGAAGCGTACGGCACGTCCACCATGGGCAACGGTACCAGAGTGCAGGTGGAGTATGTTTCCGCCAACCCCACAGGCCCACTGCATATCGGCCACGGTCGTGGCGCGGCTCTTGGCGATTCCCTGACCCGTATTCTGGAAAAAGCCGGGTATGATGTCGAAGCCGAATACTACATCAACGACGCTGGTCGCCAGATGCTCATTCTCGGCGGGTCCATCCTGTATCGCGCCCGTGAGCTCGCCGGTCAGGACGTGTCCGAACCTGAAGATTTTTATAAGGGTGATTACATCACCGACATTGCCAGAGATGTCATGGCAAAATACCCGGACCTGTTGGAGATGGACGAAGCCGAAGCTACCGAGCTGTGCAAAGTGTATGGCAAGGACGAAATCCTTGAAGGCATCAAGGTTGACCTGGCCGCCTTTGGCGTGCGTCATGATGTCTGGTTCTCGGAAAAGTCTCTGGTCACGGACGGCAAGGTTGATGAAACCTTTGCGGACCTGACCGCATCCGGCATGGGGTATGAGTCCGATGGCGCGTACTGGTTCAAGTCAACGGAGCTGGGCGACGACAAGGATCGTGTCCTGCGCAAGTCCAACGGCGACACCACCTATTTTGCCTCCGACATTGCCTACCATGACAATAAATTCAAGCGCGGTTTCGACCTCGTGGTCGATATCTGGGGTGCTGACCATCACGGATACATTCCCCGCATGATGGCTGCCTGTGAAGCGCTTGGAAAGAAGGGCGGGCTGCATGTCATTCTGGTCAATCTGGTCAACCTGCTCCGGGACGGTCAGCCCATTGCCATGTCCACCCGCGCCGGTCAGTTTGAGACGCTCAAGGACGTGGTGGATGAAGTCGGTTCCGACGCTGCCCGGTTTATGTTCCTGTCGCGCAAATCCGACTCCAAGCTCGATTTCGATCTGGAGCTGGTCAAGCAGAAGTCCATGGACAACCCTGTGTACTATGTCCAGTACGCCCACGCCCGCATCTGTTCGCTGAAAGCCAAGGCGGCTGAGGCTGGCAAGAGTGCGGCCGCTGTTGGACCGGACTCTCTGGCTCTACTCGACACCGTGTATGATATGGAAATTTTGCAACATCTTGATCTGTACCCGGACTTTGTGGAAGTGGCTGCACGCACGCAGAGCCCGAACCTGATCTCGATGTATTTGCAGGAGCTTGCTTCAAAGCTCCATAGATACTATACCAATTGTCATGTACTCTCTGCCGAAGACGATATTGCTTCGGCCAGGCTCATGCTGCTGAATTGTGTGGCTGTTGTGGTCAAGAACGGCTTGGGTCTGCTCGGAGTGAACGCACCGGAATCGATGTAG
- a CDS encoding DUF2157 domain-containing protein → MRFTKKDLDWAAETRVITPEVRDSLVDAFQQKYADKPSLSFANVLYYLGGLIVIGSMTLYVSTAWKDLGGIGHLAVALLYAGAFLLAGRWLWKGKGQIIPGGILVTAAVCMTPMAVYGVQEVTGWWVWNEPGAYSDFYRWIKSGWFIMEVSTIVAGLAALRWCRFPFIMLPVAFSLWFMSMDVTAVLYGPEFSWEQRKLVSVWFGLVMLVGSFLVDRRTEQDFAFWGYLFGMFAFWGGLTSMDSDTELGKFMYCCINLLLIGVSVLVQRRVFIVFGGIGVSIYIGHLAYDVFESELLFAFALSCVGLAVIALGLQYHRHKESIESKVVNLLPEAMKRSLPQFRR, encoded by the coding sequence ATGAGGTTTACGAAAAAAGATCTTGATTGGGCTGCAGAAACACGTGTCATAACGCCTGAAGTGCGTGATTCGTTAGTCGATGCCTTCCAGCAGAAATATGCGGACAAACCTTCATTGTCCTTTGCCAATGTCCTGTATTATCTGGGTGGACTCATCGTTATCGGCTCAATGACATTGTACGTTTCCACCGCATGGAAAGATCTCGGGGGAATCGGACATCTGGCCGTGGCACTGCTTTATGCCGGTGCGTTCCTGTTGGCTGGCCGGTGGCTCTGGAAAGGCAAGGGGCAGATCATCCCCGGCGGCATTTTGGTTACGGCGGCGGTCTGTATGACGCCTATGGCTGTCTACGGGGTTCAGGAAGTAACCGGCTGGTGGGTTTGGAATGAGCCTGGGGCGTATTCTGATTTTTATCGCTGGATCAAGAGTGGCTGGTTCATAATGGAAGTAAGCACCATCGTGGCAGGGCTTGCTGCTCTTCGTTGGTGTCGATTCCCGTTTATCATGCTGCCTGTGGCGTTCAGCCTCTGGTTCATGTCCATGGATGTGACGGCAGTACTGTATGGGCCGGAGTTCTCATGGGAACAGCGAAAACTCGTTTCTGTGTGGTTCGGTCTGGTCATGCTGGTGGGCAGCTTTCTTGTGGACCGGCGAACTGAACAGGATTTCGCTTTTTGGGGATATCTGTTCGGGATGTTCGCCTTTTGGGGAGGCTTGACGAGCATGGATAGTGATACGGAACTTGGGAAATTCATGTATTGCTGTATCAATCTTCTATTGATCGGCGTGTCTGTGCTGGTGCAGCGTCGGGTCTTTATCGTTTTTGGCGGTATTGGCGTCAGCATATATATCGGACATCTGGCGTATGATGTTTTCGAGAGTGAGCTGCTTTTCGCGTTTGCCTTGAGCTGTGTCGGACTGGCTGTTATCGCGCTGGGACTTCAATATCATCGGCACAAGGAGAGTATTGAAAGCAAGGTCGTGAACCTGCTCCCAGAAGCGATGAAACGGTCATTGCCTCAGTTCAGAAGGTAG
- a CDS encoding AraC family transcriptional regulator — protein MSCTIKEHSHVSTLPFLGGVELLHARFVTQSFSRHFHEGFAIGCIESGAMRFNYLGECVVASKGQVNLVVPGEVHDGHGADRDGWAYRMFYLQPEALMTVARSLMKRPALPNFRMGVIADPEFAGVIAQTHRLMESPDVPALEKETQLLSLLTRWVNQYADDHGYHPKHGTEHNAVNRARDIIEDRFAEDISLTELARLAGLSPYHLTRVFEKRLGISPHTYLTQTRIKRARERLSRTDRIADIALDCGFSDQSHLTRLFKKQTGVTPGKYRNILQNN, from the coding sequence ATGAGTTGCACGATCAAAGAACATTCACATGTTTCCACACTCCCTTTTCTGGGCGGGGTGGAACTGTTGCATGCACGATTCGTGACCCAGAGTTTCTCCAGACACTTTCACGAAGGGTTTGCCATAGGCTGTATCGAATCCGGTGCCATGCGCTTCAACTATCTCGGAGAGTGTGTGGTTGCCAGCAAGGGACAGGTCAACCTTGTGGTACCCGGCGAGGTTCATGACGGTCACGGCGCCGACCGAGACGGATGGGCCTACCGGATGTTCTACCTGCAACCCGAAGCACTCATGACCGTTGCCCGGAGTTTGATGAAACGACCTGCCCTGCCAAATTTCCGCATGGGCGTCATCGCCGACCCTGAATTCGCCGGAGTCATTGCACAAACCCACCGACTTATGGAAAGCCCAGATGTACCGGCCCTGGAAAAGGAAACACAGCTCCTCTCACTGCTGACCAGATGGGTTAACCAGTATGCTGACGACCATGGATATCACCCAAAACATGGCACAGAGCACAATGCCGTAAATCGGGCCAGAGACATCATTGAAGACCGATTTGCCGAGGACATTTCCCTGACAGAACTGGCTCGGTTGGCTGGGCTCTCACCCTATCACCTGACACGGGTCTTCGAGAAACGGCTCGGTATCTCCCCGCACACCTATCTGACCCAGACACGTATCAAACGTGCCAGGGAACGCCTGAGCAGGACTGACCGTATCGCTGATATAGCCCTGGACTGCGGTTTTTCCGACCAGTCCCATCTGACTCGCCTGTTCAAAAAGCAAACGGGGGTCACCCCGGGCAAATACCGCAATATTCTTCAAAACAACTGA
- a CDS encoding DMT family transporter: MPHNLTAYINLSLAMILVGSSVVAGKIMVTELPVFLASALRFILALCILLPLLAYREGGLPRISRRSWFMIGLQSLCGSFLFTVFLLYGLTLTSPASAGIITSTTPACMGLIAWLFLRDRPTGRTALGIGLSILGVLVINMMQESGSISGNSPVFGNLLVLGAVIFESLFLLIRKTVPEPLSPLAVSTLISLFGLVWFLPAGLVEAWDTNFSAISLTGWLTVIYYGVFVTVLAYLFWFAGITRVAASTAGIFTAIMPVSALALSALILNEPLGWQQLTGCGCVLGGIVLISR; encoded by the coding sequence ATGCCACACAACCTTACCGCATACATCAATCTCAGTCTCGCCATGATCCTGGTGGGCAGCTCTGTCGTTGCCGGAAAAATCATGGTCACGGAACTGCCGGTTTTTCTCGCATCCGCGCTTCGATTCATCCTGGCGCTCTGCATTCTCCTGCCCCTCCTCGCATACCGCGAGGGCGGCCTGCCACGCATTTCCCGCCGTTCCTGGTTCATGATCGGATTGCAGTCACTGTGCGGCTCCTTCCTGTTCACGGTCTTTCTGCTTTACGGCCTGACATTGACCAGTCCGGCCTCTGCCGGAATCATCACTTCCACAACTCCGGCCTGCATGGGACTCATCGCGTGGCTGTTCCTGCGGGACCGCCCAACCGGCCGGACAGCTCTCGGCATCGGGTTATCCATACTCGGCGTGCTGGTCATCAACATGATGCAGGAATCGGGAAGCATATCAGGAAACAGCCCGGTCTTCGGAAACCTGCTTGTGCTCGGAGCGGTCATCTTTGAATCCCTGTTTCTGCTCATTCGCAAAACCGTGCCTGAACCGCTTTCCCCACTGGCAGTGTCAACGCTCATCTCACTCTTCGGGCTGGTCTGGTTCCTGCCTGCGGGTCTGGTCGAGGCATGGGATACGAATTTCTCAGCCATCAGCCTGACTGGCTGGCTGACCGTCATTTACTACGGTGTATTCGTGACAGTTCTGGCCTACCTGTTCTGGTTTGCCGGCATCACCAGAGTTGCGGCCTCCACGGCTGGAATATTCACAGCCATCATGCCGGTATCCGCCCTGGCATTATCCGCCCTGATCCTGAACGAGCCACTTGGTTGGCAGCAACTGACTGGATGTGGATGTGTCCTCGGCGGCATTGTTCTCATCTCGCGCTGA
- a CDS encoding tetratricopeptide repeat protein, which produces MFGESTDTIVHDFIKKDGGVIVYLSDDFVFTRALRNIVSRVIGLSGDSLLAFSSMNAAMKKCLELQDQSIPCVIFIERMIENKPSTDFIINLKREFPDIKMVVLTWEATQETVAYFFELGVSRVLIKPASANMVIDALAEVISPTMELKQQIELCEELLEKQQYDAALEAADRILMNRPDSARALVLRGNALMGVGETDRAVQCYMAAHEAKPIFMAPLIKLAEAFKEMEDERALAYMKELDDISPLNPERKIDIAEEHLRKGEHEEAEKYLDRGITVAEKEVSSMVGDLTQRIVDAVTAIAPNLAVKYLNRVIDTKRVLGRDDLVHFNRLGIILRGEGRWAEAVEVYGKAVTIAPEDPVIHYNMGLAHWEGKQRMVALDCFDRALSIDPNFYAGSVGAALNIGLLHLELRRYRDSIPFFEHVLDLDPENSLAQVKLVEARSKAENEPDPVRKASESAGDTVFDLTMSDSKKSKKKRKPFTNLEL; this is translated from the coding sequence ATGTTTGGAGAATCAACTGATACCATTGTTCATGATTTCATCAAGAAAGATGGAGGCGTCATCGTCTATCTGTCTGATGACTTTGTCTTTACCCGTGCTCTGAGAAATATTGTTTCACGGGTTATCGGTCTCAGCGGCGACTCTTTGCTTGCTTTTTCTTCCATGAACGCTGCCATGAAAAAATGTCTCGAATTGCAGGATCAGAGTATCCCGTGCGTTATCTTTATCGAACGCATGATTGAAAATAAACCGTCCACTGATTTTATCATCAACCTCAAACGCGAGTTTCCGGACATCAAGATGGTTGTTCTGACATGGGAGGCCACCCAGGAGACCGTAGCCTATTTCTTTGAGCTTGGTGTGAGCCGGGTTTTGATCAAACCTGCGTCTGCCAATATGGTCATTGATGCTCTTGCCGAGGTTATCTCGCCGACCATGGAGCTCAAGCAACAGATCGAGCTTTGCGAAGAACTGCTTGAGAAACAGCAATATGATGCGGCGTTGGAAGCGGCCGATCGTATCCTCATGAACCGTCCGGACAGCGCGCGTGCGTTGGTCCTCCGTGGCAATGCCCTCATGGGTGTCGGTGAGACCGACAGGGCCGTGCAGTGCTACATGGCGGCTCACGAAGCCAAGCCCATTTTCATGGCCCCGCTCATCAAGCTCGCGGAAGCCTTCAAGGAAATGGAAGATGAACGTGCTCTGGCGTACATGAAAGAACTGGACGACATCAGTCCGTTGAATCCGGAACGCAAAATCGACATAGCCGAAGAACATTTGCGCAAAGGCGAGCATGAAGAAGCGGAGAAATACCTTGATCGTGGGATAACGGTTGCCGAAAAGGAGGTCAGCAGCATGGTCGGTGACCTGACTCAGCGTATAGTGGATGCTGTGACGGCTATTGCTCCCAATCTGGCGGTCAAATACTTGAATCGGGTAATTGACACCAAGCGTGTGCTGGGACGGGATGATCTTGTCCATTTCAATCGTCTTGGGATTATCCTGCGTGGCGAAGGACGGTGGGCTGAGGCTGTAGAGGTCTATGGCAAGGCCGTAACCATCGCTCCGGAAGATCCGGTCATTCATTACAACATGGGGTTGGCCCACTGGGAAGGCAAGCAACGCATGGTTGCTCTGGATTGTTTTGATCGCGCTTTGAGTATTGATCCGAATTTTTATGCAGGGAGCGTGGGAGCAGCGCTGAACATTGGGCTGCTTCATCTGGAGTTGCGTCGATACCGTGATTCCATACCATTTTTCGAGCATGTCCTTGATCTTGATCCCGAGAACTCCTTGGCACAGGTAAAACTTGTCGAGGCACGGAGCAAAGCTGAAAACGAACCTGATCCTGTTCGCAAGGCCAGCGAATCAGCGGGTGACACAGTTTTCGACTTGACCATGTCCGACTCAAAAAAGAGCAAGAAAAAGCGCAAGCCTTTTACCAATCTGGAATTGTAA
- a CDS encoding tetratricopeptide repeat protein, which translates to MAGKYDSIVYDYFEKSNGSVVLISEDMIFKKTLATTILKVLGIKRNCFFAFENIRQGLKKIQELEKKSVETVVFIERILAGYPSTDTIITLKRLLPELKIVVLAGETKRENIAYFYELGVNNVISKPASINNIIEKMAFTVQPQGKLSEYMSIGKRCMAAGKLMDAMQIADKILRLKPESPAGLMLKGDIFSLQGDLTKALDCYHRAHDSSKLYLEPIKKLVGAYREVDADKALVYMKKLDKLSPLNAERKTDIGKIYVHRKEMDMAEKYFDQALDAATQEAMSLISSVAENISEAVEQTSPRMAEKYLSRVLEAKGKRLGPGDITLFNKLGIALRGQGKWKEAIENYTQALRISPDDEGLHYNMGLAYIDGGERRLAGKCFENALKRNPVFYKDSEAVSMNVGTLFSELREYEKAIPCFQSAIEINPNNAAAHRKLAAMEDSL; encoded by the coding sequence ATGGCGGGTAAATACGATTCAATAGTTTACGACTATTTTGAGAAATCAAACGGTAGCGTTGTTCTTATAAGCGAAGATATGATCTTCAAGAAAACGCTCGCTACGACCATTCTCAAGGTCCTTGGCATCAAACGGAATTGTTTTTTTGCTTTTGAGAATATTCGGCAGGGACTGAAAAAGATTCAGGAGTTGGAAAAGAAGTCAGTGGAGACCGTCGTCTTTATCGAACGAATTCTTGCGGGGTACCCGAGTACTGACACTATTATTACTCTCAAGCGGCTGTTGCCGGAATTGAAAATAGTCGTTCTTGCAGGTGAAACTAAGCGCGAAAATATCGCCTATTTTTATGAGCTTGGCGTGAACAATGTCATCTCCAAGCCCGCCTCCATAAACAATATCATCGAAAAAATGGCATTTACTGTGCAACCGCAGGGCAAGCTCAGTGAATACATGTCCATAGGCAAGCGGTGCATGGCCGCTGGCAAACTCATGGATGCCATGCAGATCGCGGATAAGATACTGCGGCTCAAACCGGAAAGCCCGGCAGGGCTCATGCTCAAGGGCGATATTTTTTCATTGCAGGGTGACCTGACCAAGGCTTTGGATTGTTATCACCGAGCTCACGACAGTTCCAAGCTCTACCTGGAACCCATCAAGAAGCTGGTGGGGGCATACAGGGAGGTGGATGCGGACAAGGCGCTCGTCTATATGAAGAAGCTTGACAAATTGAGCCCGCTCAATGCCGAACGCAAGACGGATATCGGCAAGATCTATGTCCACCGAAAGGAAATGGACATGGCGGAAAAGTATTTCGATCAAGCCCTTGATGCCGCAACGCAAGAAGCCATGAGTCTGATCAGCTCGGTTGCCGAAAATATTTCTGAAGCGGTAGAACAGACGTCGCCCCGCATGGCCGAGAAGTATCTGAGCAGGGTGCTGGAAGCCAAAGGCAAGCGCCTTGGACCGGGTGATATTACACTTTTCAACAAACTCGGTATTGCCTTGCGTGGACAGGGAAAGTGGAAGGAAGCCATTGAGAACTATACCCAGGCACTGCGGATATCTCCTGATGACGAGGGGCTGCACTACAATATGGGCCTGGCGTATATTGATGGTGGAGAGCGGCGTCTGGCAGGCAAATGCTTTGAAAACGCGTTGAAGAGGAATCCTGTTTTCTATAAGGACAGCGAAGCTGTCTCCATGAACGTCGGAACTCTCTTCAGTGAACTCAGAGAGTATGAGAAAGCCATACCGTGTTTTCAAAGCGCGATTGAAATAAATCCGAACAATGCAGCGGCTCATCGCAAGCTGGCCGCAATGGAAGACAGTTTGTAA
- a CDS encoding ribonuclease Z: MRVTFAGVGEAFDDKLPNTSLLVHSGSSSILLDCGFTASCVFWGMASNPLDLDAVYISHFHGDHYFGLPALLVRSIEEGRTKRLTILGPSGIESRVTRLMEMAYSNALARAKFGIFFIECDPGQDLKHAGFRFRFAMSDHAMPCQAIRLDTADKSLFYSGDGHPTDETLELALGCNLVVHESYSLDRENTGHGSVESSIDFARKAGAKACALVHVKRTVRRERKDVILARANAVSDLKVFLPNPGDIHIL; the protein is encoded by the coding sequence ATGCGCGTGACCTTTGCCGGTGTCGGTGAAGCTTTTGATGACAAGCTGCCCAATACCTCTCTGTTGGTGCACTCCGGTTCTTCCTCAATTCTGCTTGATTGCGGTTTTACGGCTTCCTGTGTCTTTTGGGGAATGGCTTCAAATCCGCTTGATCTCGATGCGGTTTATATCTCACATTTTCACGGTGATCATTATTTTGGCTTGCCCGCACTGCTAGTCCGCTCCATTGAGGAGGGACGTACAAAACGGCTGACCATTCTCGGGCCGTCCGGCATAGAATCCCGGGTCACCCGTCTGATGGAGATGGCATATTCCAACGCCCTGGCCCGGGCAAAATTCGGGATATTCTTTATTGAATGCGATCCCGGTCAGGACTTGAAACATGCAGGTTTTCGGTTCCGATTTGCCATGAGTGATCATGCCATGCCCTGTCAGGCCATACGGCTCGACACTGCGGACAAATCCTTGTTCTACTCAGGTGATGGGCATCCTACTGACGAGACCCTGGAGCTGGCTCTTGGATGCAATCTCGTGGTGCATGAATCCTATTCTCTGGATCGGGAAAATACGGGGCACGGAAGTGTCGAGTCTTCGATTGATTTCGCACGCAAGGCAGGGGCAAAGGCCTGCGCTCTGGTCCATGTGAAGCGAACGGTTCGGCGTGAAAGGAAAGACGTGATTCTTGCCCGGGCAAATGCTGTTTCAGATCTGAAGGTTTTTCTTCCAAATCCGGGCGATATCCATATTTTATAG
- the dapF gene encoding diaminopimelate epimerase, giving the protein MTIFTKSVPFYKMQGCGNDFVIIDNRELGVPESAMEAWAKAICARAFGVYADGLFFLENSDDAALDYRWHFYNSDGSRAEMCGNASRCAGKLAHAIGLAPADHTFGTDAGPIKASVLLDGPDAGRVKVQLTPPKETKADIILDIDGEPLTVHFSDTGVPHAVVFVDDVKALDIMDLGPKVRYHDYFSPAGTNVNFAQVVDRNTMLLRTYERGVEAETYACGTGAAATQLLANTLGLTDSFANLTTTGNEVLTIFLENGNVFLQGAAELTFQGELYLGPLGLSL; this is encoded by the coding sequence ATGACCATATTCACCAAGTCCGTCCCCTTCTACAAGATGCAGGGTTGCGGCAATGATTTCGTCATCATCGACAACCGGGAACTTGGCGTACCCGAATCAGCTATGGAAGCATGGGCAAAAGCTATCTGCGCCCGAGCTTTTGGCGTCTACGCCGACGGTCTTTTCTTTCTTGAAAATTCCGACGACGCGGCCCTGGACTACCGGTGGCATTTCTACAACTCCGACGGTTCCCGCGCCGAGATGTGCGGCAATGCCTCCCGCTGTGCGGGCAAACTGGCCCACGCTATCGGCCTGGCCCCTGCCGATCACACCTTCGGAACGGACGCAGGTCCCATCAAGGCTTCGGTCCTTCTCGACGGACCTGATGCCGGGCGCGTGAAGGTACAGCTCACACCGCCGAAAGAAACGAAAGCCGACATCATTCTGGACATAGACGGCGAACCGTTGACCGTCCACTTTTCCGACACCGGCGTCCCCCATGCCGTGGTTTTTGTGGACGACGTCAAGGCACTCGACATCATGGATCTTGGTCCCAAAGTCCGCTACCACGACTATTTTTCCCCGGCAGGGACCAATGTCAACTTCGCTCAGGTGGTCGACAGGAATACCATGCTACTGCGTACATATGAGCGTGGTGTAGAAGCCGAAACTTACGCATGCGGGACCGGCGCGGCCGCGACGCAGCTGTTGGCCAACACACTCGGCCTGACCGACAGTTTCGCCAACCTGACTACCACCGGCAATGAAGTGCTGACCATTTTTCTGGAAAACGGTAACGTCTTTCTGCAAGGAGCCGCCGAATTAACCTTCCAAGGCGAGCTCTATCTCGGGCCGCTGGGGCTGTCTCTGTAA